A window from Leptothermofonsia sichuanensis E412 encodes these proteins:
- a CDS encoding Uma2 family endonuclease, producing the protein MSTAIELKNDKKVWTDEEFMALSKDGHRYEIVNGELVDMGNSGALHGYVCSLLLAALASYVLPNKLGVILDSSTAFKMNNGNRRSPDISFFAKERLQGLTELPTGFLEGAPDLAVEVLSPGNTVEEIHDKLVEYFENGTRLAWIIHPSEHYVLVYRSAQEPDRLLKSVDSFDGEEVIPGFTLPVADLFQKLSF; encoded by the coding sequence GTGTCTACTGCAATTGAACTAAAAAACGATAAAAAGGTTTGGACAGACGAAGAATTTATGGCACTGTCCAAAGATGGGCATCGCTATGAAATCGTGAACGGAGAATTGGTTGACATGGGAAATTCAGGGGCATTGCATGGCTATGTCTGTAGCCTACTATTAGCAGCCTTAGCCAGCTATGTCTTGCCCAACAAGCTGGGGGTTATTCTAGACTCCAGCACTGCCTTCAAGATGAACAATGGGAATCGCCGTTCTCCTGACATTTCCTTCTTTGCTAAAGAACGCTTGCAAGGATTGACCGAACTGCCTACAGGCTTTTTAGAGGGTGCGCCCGATCTGGCAGTTGAAGTGCTGTCTCCTGGTAATACCGTAGAAGAAATTCACGACAAACTGGTGGAGTACTTCGAGAATGGCACTCGCCTAGCTTGGATTATTCACCCTAGCGAACACTATGTGTTGGTCTACCGCTCTGCCCAAGAACCCGATCGCCTACTGAAATCCGTTGATTCATTTGACGGGGAAGAGGTAATCCCCGGATTTACGCTACCCGTGGCTGACTTGTTCCAAAAACTTTCATTCTAG